A window of the Candidatus Poribacteria bacterium genome harbors these coding sequences:
- a CDS encoding F0F1 ATP synthase subunit epsilon — translation MLDRSFHLEIRTPEQLIYEGDVTSVHAPGVEGNFQILAGHIPFLTALEVGEIRIRESSDTPQLMATSGGVFEVLRTGVTALVETAEWASEIDVERAESALERAQAQLAANAPDLNRPRAEAALTRAQNRIKAASNL, via the coding sequence ATGTTAGATAGAAGTTTTCATCTTGAAATTCGGACACCGGAACAGTTGATTTATGAAGGGGACGTAACAAGCGTTCATGCGCCCGGAGTCGAAGGCAACTTTCAGATTCTCGCCGGGCACATCCCGTTTCTTACTGCCTTGGAAGTTGGTGAGATCCGCATCCGTGAATCGTCGGACACACCGCAGTTAATGGCAACAAGCGGCGGTGTCTTTGAGGTCCTCCGCACAGGTGTCACTGCGCTCGTTGAGACTGCGGAGTGGGCATCAGAAATTGATGTGGAGCGTGCAGAGAGCGCACTTGAGCGTGCCCAAGCACAACTCGCGGCGAACGCACCCGACCTGAACCGCCCACGCGCAGAAGCAGCACTCACACGCGCACAGAACCGCATCAAAGCCGCGAGCAATTTGTAA